The following DNA comes from Kaistia sp. 32K.
CCGCTTCATCCCGGCGTTCGGCCGCGGCAGGAGGTTCGGATGAGCCAGGCCTCCGGCGCTGTTGAGAGATCGGTTCCGATGGTGGAGGCGCCTGTCCCGGACAGCGTGCGGCCGCCGCCGACGCTCCGTGATTTTGTCATCAACGGGCGGTTCCTCACCCAGCCCACGACCGGGGTTCAGCGTTATGCCCGGGAAGTGACGCGTTCCCTCGGCCAGCTTTTGCAGCCTGAAAATGAGGGCGTCGCCCTGCTGACGCCGCATCATGAGGCGCCGGATCCCGACTATCGATCGGTCCATGTTCGCCGGGTGGGCCCTGGCAACGGGCATCTCTGGGAGCAGTTCGTGCTGCCCTTTCGAAGCGGCCTGCCGATCCTCAATCTCTGCAATACGGCGCCGGTGTTTGGCGGGGCTCAGGTCGTCTGCATCCATGATGCAAACGTCTTCACGCAGCCGGAGAGTTACAGCCCGGCCTTCCGTCATTTCTATCGGGCGCTGCAGCCCTGGATCGTGCGGAAGGCGACGCGCATCGCCACCGTATCGCAGGACTCCGCCGCCCAGATCGCGCGCCACCTTCCCATTTCGCTGACCCAGGTGACGATACTCCCGAACGGCTATGAGCATGCCCTGCGCTGGAATGCCGGCGCGTCGAAGCTTCTCGATCGCCACAAGCTGACGCGGCCTTACATCCTCATGCTGGGCAGCCGAGCGCCGCACAAGAATCTGGGGCTTGTCACGTCGCTTGCCGGCGCCCTGGATCTGCTCGATCTCGACATCGTTATCGCCGGTGAGGCTGGCGCCATCTTCGCGCAGACGCCGG
Coding sequences within:
- a CDS encoding glycosyltransferase family 1 protein → MSQASGAVERSVPMVEAPVPDSVRPPPTLRDFVINGRFLTQPTTGVQRYAREVTRSLGQLLQPENEGVALLTPHHEAPDPDYRSVHVRRVGPGNGHLWEQFVLPFRSGLPILNLCNTAPVFGGAQVVCIHDANVFTQPESYSPAFRHFYRALQPWIVRKATRIATVSQDSAAQIARHLPISLTQVTILPNGYEHALRWNAGASKLLDRHKLTRPYILMLGSRAPHKNLGLVTSLAGALDLLDLDIVIAGEAGAIFAQTPAATAANIVWLGGVSDDDLALLMSRALCLAFPSLTEGFGLPVVEAMARGCPVVSSDRASLPEICGGAALMASPLDAGQWYGHFKRLLGSEGLQSELAARGREQARKFSWRSSAAGYLDLLSRGVTA